The following nucleotide sequence is from Synchiropus splendidus isolate RoL2022-P1 chromosome 1, RoL_Sspl_1.0, whole genome shotgun sequence.
CAGGTGCAAAAATATGTCACTTTCTTTCCTGCAAAATGTACATGTTCAGTTCAAAAGAATGTCTTTCTTGTCATTGTTTGAATGGGGGACTCATAGTAACTGTGTAGCTGGTTAGTGTGTTGTCTTGGGATCCTAGAGTCGAACAGACATTCTGAACAAGAAGCTGTGAACTGAGGTTAAATTGGGCACGTTGCAAGCAAACACTAGTATTCCTCAGGGGACCCTAGTATTCCAGTGGCCTCAAAATATGTCACGAAAACTGCTCATTAATACAGTATGTTCTTCAGTTTAAatcaacagtttcaagagatGAGGAATCATGCCCTATTGGATTGTAAATGAAGCTCACTACACTATAACAGGAGTGGTACACAGGGGACAGGCTTAGAAATGAGACAGGAATATGCCATGACAAGGATATAAGTTGAGTGCACTGGACACTGACACACTGACAAAAAGCAAGTGACCTTTTATATACTTTCTCATTTTCATGTCCTACTATGTTTATATAAGTTGTCCAGTTTTAGCGTTTCAGCCTCCACATGAAAAATCTGGATTCAACCTTGATGATTAATAATGATTTCGGTACGGTATATGaatgatatatataatatataatatataatgaacGGTATAATATGATGCAAAAACAGATGAATACCTTGTTCATAGCTGCTCAGTCCTTTGCCGTCTTCACTCAGGCTCCAATCATGCTGTTTCTCACTGTCCAGGGCCACAGAGTCTTTCTGGATCAGGTACATAACCAGGATGGTCTCAAGGAGGTTCAGCAGCATTAGTGTAAACATCCCGATACAATAAACGGCTTGAAAAAACAAGAGTATCGGTATGAATTAATATtatcattaatattattatattatcactatcatccttccatctatctatctatctatctatctatctatctatctatctatctatctatctatctatctatctatctatctatctgtctgtctgtctgtctctccatctatctatctatctatctacctgtctgtctgtctgtctgtctgtctgtctgtctgtctgtctgtctgtctgtctctctctctatctatctatctatctatctgtctgtctgtctgtctgtctgtctgtctctctgtctgtctgtctgtctctctatctatctatctatctatctatctatctatctatctatctatctatctgtccgtccgtccgtccatctatctatctatctatctaactatctatctatctatctatctatctatctatctatctatctatctatctatctatctatctgtctgtctgtctgtctgtctgtctctatctatctatctatctatctatctatctatctatctatctatctgtctgtctctctgtctgtctgtctatctatctatctatctatctatctatctatctatctatctatctgtccgtccgtccgtccgtccgtccatctatctatctatctatctatctatctatctatctatctatctatctatctatctatctgtctgtctgtctgtctgtctgtctgtctgtctgtctgtatctatctatctatctatctatctatctatctatctatctatctatctatctgtctgtctgtctgtctgtctgtctctatctatctatctatctatctatctatctatctatctatctatctatctatctatctatctatctatctatctgtctgtctgtctgtctatctgtctatctatctctacCCACCTATCAGGGGGACGCTGTTGGATGATGAGGGCAGGATTTCGTTGAGGATCAGCTGCATCACGGTCACAGCAAGAAGTACAGTGATcttgaaacccagcttttccCCACCTCTGTCTGATATGAGAAACGAGGACAAGTCCAGACACAAGAAGAAGAGAACAGGCAGCAGGAGGTTTGTGGAATAGAGTACGGACCTTCTTCTCATTTTGATCTGTGCTCAGACAACAAAATGAAGGGGTCAGCAACAGTCGAGTCACGTAGTCAAGATAAGTCCTCTAACTTTCTCCGCGACAATATCTGGGAAGTGATACTCACAGAAAAGATGATCACATCCTGGATGCCAAAGTTGACATTGTCTTCTGTTGTATTGGTCACTTCCATATCCATGAAGAGCCACTCATACTGGGTGTGCATCATCTCTCGTGCCCACTCAGTTGTCTCATTAGAGTCCAGCACATGGTAAAGCCTAAGCTCTTTATCTAAAAGACACGCACGTCCTCGCATCAGTGAAACTGAATCCTGAACCTTGACAAATGACTTCAGGTGCTCACTCGAGTGGACGACGGATTTAAAGGTCAAGTTGCATTGCTGGACATCAAATGGAAATTTGTAGATGTCCATCTTGCAGGTGCTGGTTAGCACCTGGTTGTCAACTTGCTGAACCCAACCATCACTGAAGATAGTCACATACGGACTTGGAGGAGTTTGGTCTTTCCCTGTCCTGTATAAATGCAGAGACAAAATAGCCATATACAGAAGGTATACTGGTTTGTTGTCGTTCATGGTGAGACAGAGCGGTAGCAACTGCTTGAGTTACTCTAACTATATTGACTCCTTTAGGTTTATTGGTGCAAcagatttattatttcattagtTCATATAGACAAAATGtactaaaaaaatatgaaataacgACTGTATTATATAATAGTACGTTTTACTTATCATCAACTTGTCATCTGTGGAGTGGCAACTCTGCTATTTGTTTAGGCTCACAGAGAGCACTTTTAAGATTTCtcttaaaatcacattttatctTTGGCAGTAACTATGATCTTCGTTTCCTACTGATCCATTTGCTCCAGAAAAAGTGTTGCACACCTTGTCTAAGATCAAGGTGATGCGAAGTGGGTGGGTGTGAGCGGAGTGAGGAATGAACTTGAATGACTCCTGATGTCACTGACATAAAATGCACAGTGTGCCACTGATATCTTTGCTGGTACACACTGGTTTGAGGCAGTGGGGCTGTTAATACAAGATCATGTCTGCAGACATGGCCTGACTACATCCTGACATTTTCCCTTTTTAGATTAGTGTAACCATCTAAGCCTTCCCTTTTTGctgaaaaatgatttttcattgcTAAAGCTTCACTTTTACTACTGGCCATGAATCAAAGGGCGGCTCTTGTTTTCAAAATACCTAACTACCCCCACTTCAGTGGGCTCTTTAAATGGCGACCTGatttggattcatttttgtATCCACAGAATGAAACATAATTTCATCTGACTCTGTGCCGTACGTCTGTAATGTTCCTTAGTGTAGATGTCCACTCCCTATGGTAGTTATCATGATGAAgcagtatttcttttttaatatgaAACTCGCATTTTATATACCAATTAAAATGAAGTCTATAATAAAGTCTATAATTTGGTACTTTGTTGCTTTTTGTTTCTGACTATCGAGAGCAGACGAGTTGCC
It contains:
- the LOC128757989 gene encoding 5-hydroxytryptamine receptor 3A-like, which produces MSIPCCRSDAYFLPTAKSDYGFNDDRCRNLNFAQTHSTVNYVLDLLLCAFILVSGSTEITCSDMDVLNHLKLTASNDLLSMIRPVKNSKTPTSVNLDMALYAILDVREIDQTFIPYVWMYMSWKNEFTSWNSSDFCDIEKVAIPTNILWKPDITIEEMTGKDQTPPSPYVTIFSDGWVQQVDNQVLTSTCKMDIYKFPFDVQQCNLTFKSVVHSNKELRLYHVLDSNETTEWAREMMHTQYEWLFMDMEVTNTTEDNVNFGIQDVIIFSIKMRRRSVLYSTNLLLPVLFFLCLDLSSFLISDRGGEKLGFKITVLLAVTVMQLILNEILPSSSNSVPLIAVYCIGMFTLMLLNLLETILVMYLIQKDSVALDSEKQHDWSLSEDGKGLSSYEQDAVEVLRLTA